Genomic DNA from Elusimicrobiota bacterium:
GTAAAGCTCCACGGGGTCTTTTCGTCTAACCGCAGGTAATCCGCGTCTTCACGGATACCACAATTTCGCCGAGCCTCTCGCCAAGACAGCGGAGCCTTCGTTAAGCCATTCGTGCAGGTCGGAACTTACCCGACAAGGAATTTCGCTACCTTAGGACCGTTATAGTTACGGCCGCCGTTTACCGGGGCTTAAGTTCAAAGCTTCGGAGCCTTGCGGCTCCTAACCTCTCCCCATGACCTTCCGGTACCGGGCAGGCTTCACACCCTATACGTCATCTTGAGATTTCAGCAGAGTGCTGTGTTTTTGTTAAACAGTCGCGGCTCCCCATTCACTGAGACCCAACACCCCTTCCCCTGTACGGAGTTAAGGCATCGGGCACCCCTTCTTCCGAAGTTACGGGGCCAGTTTGCCGAGTTCCTAAGCGAGAGTTCGCTCGCGCGCCTGAGGATATTCTCCTCGCCTACCTGTGTCGGTTTGCGGTACGGACACACTATGCAGTAACCGCGGGGCTTTTCTTGGCAGCGTAGTTGGGCCGCTTCACATGTCTTGCGACACGCTCGCACTCAGTTCTCGGGATGAACGGCTCCCCGGATTTACCTGGAGAACCTCCCTACCACCTTGGACCGGTGACCTTCTACCGGCCGGCTTACCTTTCTGCGTCCCCCCTCGGTGTGACCCACATAATGTGGTTCAGGAATATTAACCTGATGCCCATCATCTACGCCTTTCGGCCTCGACTTAGGATCGACTAACCCTGTTCAGACGAACTTTAAACAAGGAAACCTTAGGCTTGCGGCGGGTCTGATTCTCACAGACCTTATCGCTACTTATTCCGACATCCTCACTTCCGTTTCGTCCAGCACTCCTATCGGTGTGCCTTCATCCTACAACGGAACGCTCCCCTACCCCGTACAATGGACGAATCCATCGTACAGCCGTGACTGCGGTATCAGGTTTGAGCCCCGGACTTTTTCGGCGCGACTTAACTTGACGAGTGAGCTGTTACGCACTCTTTAAAGGATGGCTGCTTCTAAGCCAACCTCCTCGCTGTCTGAGTCAAATCACATCCTTTACCACTTAACCTGAATTTTGGGACCTAGGTCGACGGTCTGGGTTGTTCCCCTCTTGCGCACGAAGCTTAGCCCTCGTGAACTGACTGCAGAGTTTTCCCGTATGTATTCGGAGTTTGGTTAGATTCGGAACCGAGGTATTCGGCCCTACACTATCCAGTGCTCTACCTCACACGGTCATCACTCCACGCTAGCCCTAAAGCTATTTCGGGGAGAACCAGCTATCACCAGCCTCGATTGGCCTTTCACCCCTAACCCAAGCTCATGCAGGACATTTTCAACTGTCAACGCTTCGGGCCTCCATCACCGTTTAAGGTGACTTCACCCTGTCCTGGGTTAGATCGACTGGCTTCGGGTCTACTATTGCATACTTGTCGCCCGTTAAGACTCGCTTTCGCTACGGCTCCACACCTTCAAGGTGCTTAACCTTGCATGCAACAGTAACTCGCCGGATCATTCTTCAACAGGCACGACGTCGAGCATTCCCCTTGCGGGGCATAGCTCTTCGTCTGCTTGTAAACGCACGGTTTCAGGTTCTTTTCACTCCCCGTCAGGGGTCCTTTTCACCTTTCCCTCGCGGTACTTGTGCACTATCGGTCGCCAGAGAGTATTTAGCCTTGGAGAGTGGTCTCCCCGGATTCACGCCGAATTTCACGTGCTCGGCGTTACTTAGGTACTTGTCGTGAGCCGCTTCGTTTTCGTTTACGGGACTCTCACCCTCTTTGGTCGGCCTTTCCAGGCACGTTCGACTAACGAAGCGATTTTTTACTCACCGGCTCTAAACCGGACAAGCCCTGCAACACCCACCATAGGATGGGTTTAGGCTGTTCCCCGTTCGCTCGCCACTACTGAGGGAATCTCGTTTGATTTATTTTCCTCCAGGTACTGAGATGTTTCACTTCCCTGGGTTGTCTCGACAACGGTACCTCTTCCAGTTTCCCGAAAGCATTTCCATTGCCGTTCCGTGATTTGTCACCACGGAGGGTTTCCCCATTCAGAGATCTCCGGATCAAAGGTTGCTTGCACCTCCCCGGAGCGTTTCGTCGCTGGCCACGTCTTTCATCGACTTCTGGCGCCAAGGCATCCACCATGCGCTCTTAGTAACTTAGCCGCATCTTTATATCCTCAGTCGCATCGCGCTACTCAAGGCGTTTGGACATAAAACGTCCTAACGTCTTTTTGAAGCTCGATACAACATACAATTAGACGCTTGACTTTCCTATTCGTGTGTCAAAGAACCGCCTGCGATTGTGGCTTTTCATGCTGCCAGAACCCGGCGAACTGCAAAATTTGATTTTACAGGATCAAAGTGGAGCTGATCGGGATTGAACCGACGGCCTCCTGCTTGCAAAGCAGGCGCTCTCCCAGCTGAGCTACAGCCCCATCCTACAAAGAGTTTCACCCTAAATAGTTGGGGCATTCCTCGTATCCTTACGAGGGCAGCCCTCTTGAATAAGGCCCCGGCATCATCCTTACCCCGCCTTAAACTTGGGCGGAAGTGGACTCGAACCACCGGCCTCACCCTTATCAGGGGTGTGCTCTAACCAGCTGAGCTATCCGCCCTGCGGAATTTCCGCGCCTCTCGCGCGCCGCAGACACCCATAGCTCCGCAAGGGTGCCCGTGATTCCAAAATTTCATTTCCAAATGCCACTTCGCAAGCTGGTGAGCGCCCCAAAGGCGCTACTGACGATCGACCTCTTTCAGCGACGCCGAAGCGTCCTGAAATACTCCTTAGAAAGGAGGTGATCCAGCCGCACGTTCCCGTACGGCTACCTTGTTACGACTTCACCCCAATCACCAATCACAACTTGGGCCTGGCAGAGCCAAGACTTCTGTTGCAACGGACTTTCGTGGTGTGACGGGCGGTGTGTACAAGGCCCGGGAACGTATTCACCGCAGCCTGCTGATCTGCGATTACTAGCGATTCCGCCTTCATGTGGGCGAGTTTCAGCCCACAATCTGAACTGGGGCGACTTTTGTGGGGTTGGCTCCATCTTGCGATTTCGCATCCCTCTGTAGTCGCCATTGTATCACGTGTGTCGCCCTGGACATAAGGGCCATGAGGACTTGACGTCGTCCCCACCTTCCTCCCCGTTATCCGAGGCAGTCTCCTAAGAGTGCGCCGCTTGCGCGGGTGGCAACATAGGATAGGGGTTGCGCTCGTTGCGGGACTTAACCCAACATCTCACGACACGAGCTGACGACAGCCATGCAGCACCTCGACCGACAACCGGCTTTACGGTTCGTTCCCCTTTTCAAGGGACCTACTATCGGCCGTTCGAGCCCAGGTAAGGTTCTTCGCGTTGCGTCGAATTAAACCACATGATCCACCGCTTGTGCGGGCCCCCGTCAATTCCTTTGAGTTTCAACCTTGCGGCCGTACTCCCCAGGCGGCTCATTTAATGCGTTAGCGTCGGCACGGGAGGGGTCGATACCCCCCATACCTAATGAGCATCGTTTACGGCTGGGACTACCAGGGTATCTAATCCTGTTTGATCCCCCAGCTTTCGTGGATGAGCGTCGATGGTGGTCCAGAGACTTGCTTTCGCCATTGGTGTTCCTCCCGATATCAACGCATTTCACCGCTACACCGGGAATTCCAGTCTCCTCTCCCACATCCAAGCCTGACAGTATCCCTTGGCCTCCCTGGGTTAAGCCCAGGGCTTTCACAAGAGACTTATCAAGCCGCCTGCCCACGCTTTACGCCTAGTAATTCCGAGTAACGCTCGCCACCTTCGTCTTACCGCGGCTGCTGGCACGAAGTTAGCCGTGGCTTATTCGCCGGCTACAATCAAACCCTGTTCTTCACAGGGCTATTTTTCACCGACAAAAGGAGTTTACAATCCGAAGACCTTCGTCCTCCACGCGGCATTGCTGCGTCAGGGTTTCCCCCATTGCGCAAAATTCCCCACTGCTGCCTCCCGTAGGAGTATGGCCCGTGTCTCAGTGCCATTGTGACCGGCCGTCCTTTCAGACCGGTTACCCGTCGTAGCCTTGGTGGGCTTTAACCCCGCCAACTAGCTGATAGGCCGTGAACCCCTCCTCAAGCGCCCCTTGCGGAGCTTTAACCTCATCTCGATGCCGAGACGTGGTCTCACGCGGTATTAGCTCCGGTTTCCCGGAGTTATTCCCCGCTCGAGGGAAGATTGTCCACGTATTACTCACCCGTTTGCCACTAACTCTGACGATAAACTGTCAAAATTCGTTCGACTTGCATGTGTTAGGCATGCCGCCAGCGTTCACTCTGAGCCAGGATCAAACTCTCCGTAAGATCTGCGTCCAATCCTTGCGGACGGGAACAAACTTTAGAGGTTTGGTTTAGGGCTCTTGTGGAATTGCTTGAACTATAATGCACAAGCTTTATTCACACCTGAACGTCGTATACCAATCGGCATCGAGAAGCACCCACGTCGGACCCTCTTGGTTAGAGTGTCTTTCGCTTGGAGCGCTCACCCGCCTGCGCGAATGGCTATTTGGAAATGTCAAAGAACAAAACTACGAAATCGACCCGATTATACAAAAAAAATCCCAAGGGACGCAAGCGCCCCCTTCAAAGGATCCAGACTCCATCCTCTGGGTTCGATCCTCGGGTGGGACCGAAAATTAGAATTTCAAATTTTGCACAGCGGTTTCATTTCACCGCCAACAGGGAGGAATATAACACAAGCCCTAATTTGTGTCAAGAACTATTTCTCAAAAAAAGTTAATGTTTTTTTTGTCGGGCACCTTTTTGCGGCCGCCGCAAATCCTAGACGGAGGAATCCCATGCACATCACGCCACTCCCCCTGAACGGCCTCTTTCTCGTTGAGGCCCGCGTGTTTCGCGACTCACGAGGTTCCTTTTTCGAGAGCTTTAACGAAACGGATTTCGACACCGCGCTCTTGCCCACGCGGTTTGCCCAAGACAACGTCAGCTCTTCCGGCCGAGGGACCGTGCGTGGACTCCACTTTCAAAAACCGCCCCACGCCCAGGGGAAACTGGTCCGTGTTTTCCACGGCACGGTGCTCGACGTTGCCATTGATCTTCGAAAGGGGTCGCCGACTTACGGAAAATGGCACGCGGAAGAACTTTCTTCCGAAAATGCCCGGTCCCTCTATATTCCACCCGGTTTTGCTCACGGGTTTTGTGTGACGAGCGAAAGCGCTGTGTTCTTTTACAAATGCACGACCGCCTACAGCCCGGCGGCCGAAAGCGGAATCCTTTGGAACGACCCCACTTTAAACATCGATTGGCCCGTGAAGCCCGGTCAAGCGCTTGTTTCCGACAAGGATAGCCGATGGCCACCGTTCGGGGACAACGACAGCCCGTTCGTTTTTGAAGTTCCCGCTAAATAACGGAAGGGCGAGACATCCGCCTCAACAAGGCAAGGCGGCGAGAGATATCGACGGGACGGACCGTTTGGAGTCGATCAAGCGAAAACTTTTCTACCGTAAAACTGGCCATCACGGTTCCATAGAAAAGGGCTTGGTGGAGCGTGGCTTCGTCCAATCGGTTCTTTTTTTTGTTGAGGAACCCTATAAACCCACCCGCGAACGTGTCCCCCGCCCCCGTGGGATCAAACACCTCTTCTAGAGGAAACGCGGGCGCGCTGAAAATATTTTTTTTTGAAAACAGCAACACGCCGTGTTCCCCTTTTTTGACGACCACATATTTCGGACCCCAGGACTGGATAAGCCGACCCGCTTGAATGAGGCTAGCACGCCCCGAAAACTGCCTGGCTTCCCCATCATTCAATATAAGGATATCGATCTCTTTGCACAACATTTTGAGTTTTTCTTTCTTTGTGGAAATCCACAAATTCATGGTGTCCGCTGCCACCAACTTGGGACGTCGAACCTGCCGCAAGACCCGCAATTGAAGATCAGGGTCAATATTGGCCAAGAAAACGCAATCTGCCGATCGATAGCTTTCGGGAAGATTTGGGACAAACTTTTCAAAAACGTTTAAACGCGTGTCCAGCGTTTTGGCCTCCGCCAAATCATATTCGTAAAAACCCGACCAACGAAACGTGTCCCCGTCGACGACCTGAAGCCCCTCCAAATTTATTTTCCGGCGGCGGAGCAGATCGAGATGCTGGGAAGGGAAATCACGTCCCACCACACCCACCAGCTTTATATCCGAATGGAAACTGGCCGAATAAGAAAAATAGACCGCCGAGCCCCCCAGAGCTTCCGTCCTTTCTCCAAAAGGTGTTTTGACCGAATCCAACGCCACTGAACCGACGACGACAACGCTCACAAGGATCTCCCTTTCTCAAAGTTAGCGACCGAGGAATTCGCTGTGTTCATTATGACAAGCAAAACCCCCTCCAGGCAACAGACGAATTATCCCCATTGGCATACGATTCATCTGTGAACCCAGGGTTTTATTCCTTTTTGAATCGTCGAAACGCGCGGACCGCGCGACGATGGTCGCCATAGGATGTGGAGAATCGATGCCCACCCTCCCCGTCCGAGACAAAGAAGAGGAAGTCCACAGGGGCAGGGGCCATGGCCGCCGTCAAGGAATCCCGACCTGGACTAGCGATGGGCCCTGGAGGAAGGCCGTAACGGCGATACGTGTTGTAGGGGGAATCCACTTCAATATCTTTTTTATAGAGAGGATTTTTCCATCCCCCTAAAGCGTATTGGACAGTGGGATCACATTCCAAGCGCATGCGGATTTTTAAACGGTTATGATAAACAGCGGAGACCCGTGTGCGTTCGTCCGCCCGGCGCGTTTCCCGTTCGATGAGGGAAGCGAGGGTCACGATCTGACGTACCGTCCACCGCCGCCCATCCGCGGACAGCATCACCCCGTCGGGCCCTTCGGGAACAACAGCTTCTTGCCCATCCGGAAACCGGACCCCACCGGCCTGGACCGCGGAGAGAAACACCTCCTGCCAAACAACGTTAAATCGATTTTGCATCACACGCAGGGGTTCTGAAACGGGCGAACCCGGATCAAAAAAGTAGGTGTCCGGGAAAAGAAAGCCTTCCCAGGGAGTGGCCACCGCTCGAAATTCTTCGGCCCGACAAACGCCCTTGGATTCCAACCTCTCGGCGATTTGCCAAACAGCAAAGCCTTCAGGAACCGTCACCCGGACCGTGGCCCCACGCCCCTGAACAAGAAACCGCAAAATTCGATCCGCTCGCTCCTGAGCGGGAATACGATAGAGGCCCGCTTTCAGTTTTTGATCTGCCCGCGTCACCCGCGCCAGCATCTCGATCCACCGAGAAGATCGAACGTGACCGTCCTCCTTCAACCGTCGCGAGATCACCCGCGCGCTGGCACCGGGCAGAATTTCAATCAATCCTCCCATCGCCTCAGGAGGTGGTGTATTCACCCAAAGAAGTATTCCCAAGAGCGGCCCCCCGCCCCCAAAAATTCCGAGCAACACTCCCAAAAGGACAATCCGTTTTTTCATAGGGTCTCCCCCCGCTTTTTGTCCAGGAAAGCTTGGAGGAGCAAGGTGGCCGCCGCGCGATCCACCCGCCCTTTCGAGCGTCCCATTCCAGGCCCATCCCTCAAACGAGATTCGGCTTCCCAACTGCTCAGCCGCTCATCCCAAAAAATGACCGGCAAACCCACACGTTCCAGCCGCTCCGCCAACCGTCGAACAGCGGAGGCACTTTCCCCTTCTGTCCCGCTCATGTTTTTGGGCAACCCCAAAACTATCCCAGACGCTCCTCTGTCACGGGCCAAATCACTCAAAGCCTGAATGAGCCCCGCAAGTGATTTGGGCTCCAATGTCTGAAGAGGATGTGCCATCCGACCCAACTCATCAGAAACGGCAACCCCAACCCGTCGACGCCCCCAGTCCACACCCAGATAAACACTCTCCACAGGTCCCTCCCAAATGGCGTTTCGCCTCTTTCCCCATCAACCTATAAGAAATTGGCCACAATGAGCTTCAAGTTTACTCCCCATCCCGTCTGATCATACGGGCGAAGAAGAACCCCCACAAAGAGTCTCACGAGGCCAAAATATCAAAGCGATTTCTCTGACGCAATCAGGGAGATCCAAGAGAATGATGCAAGAGATCGAAAGTCCCCAATTTTACCCATAAACGGTGCTCTGGGTTGATACATGAGGAGTCAAAAGGGCGATCGCCTTGACCCACCGGTCGCCAAGGAGAGTCTTTTAATTAGTTAAAGGGATTATTTTTTAGACCACCCATTCGAAAGAAAAAAACCATGTCATCCAAATCCCGACGAAACTTACGGGGGAGAGCGGCTCTTTGAAGGCGGAGATTTGTTGAAAGGACAGGTGGCAATGGACGATCCGGCGTTTTAACAAAAATAAACAATGGAACCCCATGGGTGCTGTACACCTGGGCCGAAGCTGGGAGGCATTCGCGCGTAAGAACTTGAAAATCTTTCAGACTAAAAGACGCCCGCAAAGACCGTTCAAAATCGAGGTTGAACAAATACGGCTGGGTTTTTTCTTCTTTATAGGCAAAATAGAGGACAGACTTGAGAGATTTCAGTCGGCCTAAATCGGCGAGAAAAATGGCCCCACCCGGTTTCAGTATGCGGCGAATCTCACGAAAACAGTCTTTTAAGTGTTCTCGCGTGGGCAAATGATGTAACGCAACCGTACTGATAACCCCATCCACACTGCCCTCTTCGAAAATACCGAGTTGCGTGACATCGGATTTTTGAAAAGTGACATTGGTCAGCCCCCGACCTTGAATGTACGCACGCGCCTGGTCCAACATAGAATCCGACATATCCACCCCCACAAAGGAAATGTCCGGGTTCAGCTGAGCCACTTCGGCCAGTTGGGTGGCCGGCCCACACGCAAGGTCCACCACCCGTGAGCATCCTTGAATCGCAAGACTGATTCGAGCCGCGTGGTGGAGATAAACGGCACGAAAGCCTCCCTCCCGTCGTCCCGCGGTGGCATAGGCCACCACTTCCGTTGAATCTTCCATGACGAGGTCCGGTTCAGGTTCTCTGCGCAAGCGGCGTTGCCCCATCGTTTCCCGAAGCAAAACCCAGAGCATCGGCAAATTCAAAAACCGTCGAAACGTAGAAAACAAATCAGATAGGACCACACGGAAGCAACGACGATCGGACGATTTAAAATAATCCGCTTCTTCCTGTTGTGATTTTTGATCCACGGAAGGCCTCGTCGCAGGAGGGGCCTCGGAAAGAACGAATGAGCGGCCTGTTCGGCGAAGAAGGCTCGCCACCCGGGCCAAAAATTCGGAAGCCTCATAGGGTTTTGTCATGTAATCATCTGCCCCGGTTTGCAAACCTTCGACTTTGTCTTCTGTTTTTAATAGCGACGTGAGGAGAAGCACCGGGACCGTTCGCGTGCGCTGGTCATTGCGAAGGATTTCGCATAACTTTACCCCTGAAATCCCGGGCAATCGAATGTCCGCCACCAGGAGGTTCGGAGACTCTTGAAAAACAATTTTTAAGGCTTCTTCGGCGGATCCCACATCAATCACCTGGTATCCCGCCCGATTTAAAATAATCCGTGTCACATTTCGCATTTCCGAATCGTCTTCAACGAGAAGAATGAGTGGTTTCATAAAATCCCCTTATGAATCGGTAACGTAAAAAACAAAGCGGTCCCCTGCCCAACTACGGATTCCACACGCAGGCGTCCTCCGTGCCCCTCCACCAAGCTTTTCACAATAGAAAGTCCCAGCCCTGAACCCTCTTGAGGTCCCGTGTTCAGAACGCGGACGGGCTGAAAGAGACGCGACAACCGTTCCGGGGTAATTCCGGGCCCCGTGTCTTTGACACCAAACTCAACGAACCCGTTGGTTTGCGCGGCGCTGAAAATGACGATAGAATCACCCCCTTGAGTGAATTTAAACGCGTTGGCCACCAGGTTCAAGAAAATGCGCAAGGTTTTTTCTTCATCCGCTTCCAGAAGAGGAAGCGTTTCGGGAAACTGAACCATGAACATCTTGTTGGATTCTTTCGCGAACGGACCGTACAGTCGAACCAGTTCTTCCACAAGGGGGGCCACCTGAAAAACAGTCTTCCGAAAGGGAATTTCCCCTTCTCTTAACCGGGCCGCGTCCAAGATATTATTGACCATGACCCTCAAGCGGAGAGCTCCCCTCTCAATAGATTCGATGAGAGTCCGATCTTCACCCGAAAAAGCTCCTGACCGCAACACCTGAGCCGCGGTACTGATGGCACTGAGCGGATTACGTAAATCGTGAGATATGGCGTAAAGAATTCGTTCCTTCATTTCATCCAGTTCCCGCAGCCGAACCGCCATACCGTTAAATTCCCGTGCCAGACCACCCAATTCGCCCGGCGCTTTTTCGGATACCCGAGTGTCCAACGCGCCCGATCCGATTTTTCGCGCGCCCGCGGCAAGCGCGTGAATGGGTCGTGTCAAGGTTCGCGCGGCCAAGAAGGACAGGCCTGTTCCCATGAGCAACACACCGACACCCAACCACAAAAAACGCCCCACCGTAGAGATCAGGGCCAGACGAAGTCGAGTAAGGACCCTCTCCCCATCATAAACCACCCGCGCGGTCGCGACCCAGTCTCCCCCCTGGAAAATGGGAGATCGATAGTCCCAGCGGGATCCGACGCCTGATTCTGTCAACATGATTTTTTGCGGTTCAGCCGGAGCCCAATCCGCCTTCTTCCCTTTTTTAGTCAAGTCCGTATGCATGAGTAATTTCCCCTGAGGATTCACGCAGGCCGCTTCCACTAGGGCACCTTCCGTTTTCAGCTGATTCATAAAATCGATGAGGCCTAACTCATTCCGGGACAGGAGTGCGTCCCCACAAGCCAATCCGAGGTGGTCCACTGTAATCCAATGGGTTTTTTCTGCCTCGCGAACAAGGTGTTGACGCTCGGCCCAAAGAAGAACACCGGAATAGACCAGGAGGACAAAAAACGTGAGGGCGGCAATCGCAACGGCGAATCGGGTCCCGATGCTCATGGGTGATTCTTTAATTGCCGGACAACCCGATCCAAAGCCCGCGCCGCCATTTCATCATCCGGCGCCAACCCAACACATTGCTCAAAAGCCTTCCGCGCGGCCGAAAGGTCCCCTCGGGAATATTCCATCAACCCCTTGGAATAATATTCTGCGGCTCTTTCGTGGTCTGGAGCGGTTGGGCGAGCCAGGGGTTTTTCACTTTTATGGGGGTAGGACTTTCCCCAATCCTCCCAGAGGCGCCCGAGATTTTCCCGAGCCGCTGTGTTCAAAGGATCTTCTTTCAAAACAGCCAACCATTCGCGCACGGCTTCTTGACGACGCCCCTGAAACTCGGCTTCCCGGGCACGGCCAATGCGACGGCCTAAATCGGCCCTCTGGGATTCGCGTCGAACGATTTCCTCTAAACGTTGAACTTCTTCCTTTGCAAAACGGTTTGTCGAATCCAACACCAACCCTTCCCGATAATACCCCAAGGCCGCCCGATAATTTCCTTCTGAATATTGGGTTTCGCCCAATCCAAATTTCTTTCTTGCGAGAGCACGCCGTTCATCTATTTTCAGGCTGTTTTCAATTTCCTGAACATAACGTGCTAACTCCTGATCGGAGGGATCCAAACTTAACGCCTTTTTCCATTCCGTCAAAGCGGGAACAATATCCATTCGTTGGTAAGCCATAAAACCAGAAACACGATGAATATCCACTTCGGCGGGAAGCACGCCCGCCGCAACACCTGAAGAGAGGGAGAGACAAAGATCTCTAAGATACTCATTGCGGCGGGGGTCGGGGTCATCGTTCGCCAGGGAGATTTGCATTTGAAGTTCGACACCCCGACAGGTGTGAAGGAGAGATTCCGGCGTGGTCCGCCATTTGTGTTCATAGGACGCTCGAAGGTTGTTGAGCGCTTTCCGCGTTTCATGTTCCTGCTGATTTAAGGTGTGAAGGGCGCGAACGAGAGCGGGCCCGCGATCCTCTCGGGCAAGGACATCCAGTTCATTGGCCTTTTTTTCAATGGCCGCGGCGGTCACCTTCAGGCGTTTCAGGGCACCGACATGGCCTGGATCTTCCGAGAGGATGTCCAGGAGCTTATCCATGGCCCCGGTCAGATCTCCCTGAGCCTGGAGTTCTTTCCAATCCTGAAATGGGGGTTTTCCCCCCGCCCAAAGGCCAACGGTCCCGAGAAAGAGAAAAACTAACGCCCCGAATCGTCCCATTCTTTTTTGAGCCGTTGGTTGGCCTCCCGCAACTTCAGGAGGGCTTTTGAGTGATGGGGGTCCGCCGCCAAGGCACGGTTGAAATTCACTACGGCTCGGGCAAAATCTTCTTGCCGCAAATAACCCAATCCCTTTTCATAAAACGCTTCCGCGGGTTTCCCAAAGTGCCAAACCAGTCCCACATGGTGCGTGTTCCCCAGATCCCCCAGAGGGGCAAACGCGTAATCCAAACGGAGATCTCCCACACGAAACCCCAACCCGTAAGTAAACGAATCTTCTGTACTCCCATCATACCCCAAACGAAAAAAGGACGAACCGCCGGAGGCGTATTCGATCCCCACCATCGGGCGGAGGTCTTCTCCGTTGGATTGGACCAGGTCCGCCGCTAGAGTAATTTTTTCATCCCAAACCCCTGTGGCAATCCCAAACCGTAATTCACGCGGCGGGCCTTGCCCGGGGGACCAACCCACCCCCAGTCTTCGAACGGAAACTCCCGCGCGGAACCCCTGGAAAAACGTGGGCGCGGGGAGACGAGCCAATAATCCCCCATCAAAAAATGCCCCTTGAATGGATTGATCGTGAAATTTACGTTCGGTTTGATTCAACGCGATACCCGCCCACACTCGATTTCGAAATCCTCCCGCGCCGGAAATCTGGAACCAATCTTCGCGTGCGCCAATGTTGCCCAGCGCGTTTCCTGACGAATCCAGCCCCGAGATGGTTCCGTAATCGACACCTGACCACCGGGCGGCCAAGGTTCCTTTTTCCATGGGAAAGGCAACACCCAAGGAGTCTCTTATTATGGATTCGACCCCCTCGTGGTGGGAAAGGGACACTTCCCCCCGGGCCAACCGCCCCAGACCGGCAGGATTCAAAACCCCGGACGCGTGGTCATCCCCCAACGCCGTCCCGGCCCCACCCAGGCCCATGGAACGAACTCCAGGAGAAGCGGAAAGGAATTCCCATTCTTCTCCCTCTCCTGCCAAAAGGGATAAGGAGAAGAGCACCCCTCCGACAGCGATAACTATTTTTTTCATCGGATGACCATCAGTTTTCCTTTTTTAGCCACACCGGGGCTTTGAACATGATAGAGATAGACTCCCGGGACGACGGGTCTTCCCGATGTGTTTTTACCATCCCAGCAGAGAATGCCGTCTCCTCCCGTTTCTTCCAGCTGTCTCACTTCCCGCCCCGATGCCGTAAAAATTCGAAGCGTGGCCCGCTCGGCTAAGTTTGCGAAAGTGACCTGGGCGTCCGTCCCCTGGCGAAATGGGTTTGGCGATACACGAAGATCTTGGAGAGAAACGTCTTCCTGGCCCATCACCGACAGCGTCCCGAGTGATTGAACAATCGCCACGACCTTCCCGTCTTCCACACGAGAAGGGATCTTGTTCCAAAGCCCCGCGTGAAAATCAAGCCGGTAGAAACTGAGCGTGGTTTCCCGAACAAGGCCTGCCCCCGTTTCGACCCAACCGTCATTCGATGCGAAGTCGTAGCTCAGGGTCGC
This window encodes:
- the rfbC gene encoding dTDP-4-dehydrorhamnose 3,5-epimerase, whose translation is MHITPLPLNGLFLVEARVFRDSRGSFFESFNETDFDTALLPTRFAQDNVSSSGRGTVRGLHFQKPPHAQGKLVRVFHGTVLDVAIDLRKGSPTYGKWHAEELSSENARSLYIPPGFAHGFCVTSESAVFFYKCTTAYSPAAESGILWNDPTLNIDWPVKPGQALVSDKDSRWPPFGDNDSPFVFEVPAK
- a CDS encoding sugar kinase, yielding MSVVVVGSVALDSVKTPFGERTEALGGSAVYFSYSASFHSDIKLVGVVGRDFPSQHLDLLRRRKINLEGLQVVDGDTFRWSGFYEYDLAEAKTLDTRLNVFEKFVPNLPESYRSADCVFLANIDPDLQLRVLRQVRRPKLVAADTMNLWISTKKEKLKMLCKEIDILILNDGEARQFSGRASLIQAGRLIQSWGPKYVVVKKGEHGVLLFSKKNIFSAPAFPLEEVFDPTGAGDTFAGGFIGFLNKKKNRLDEATLHQALFYGTVMASFTVEKFSLDRLQTVRPVDISRRLALLRRMSRPSVI
- the mltG gene encoding endolytic transglycosylase MltG translates to MKKRIVLLGVLLGIFGGGGPLLGILLWVNTPPPEAMGGLIEILPGASARVISRRLKEDGHVRSSRWIEMLARVTRADQKLKAGLYRIPAQERADRILRFLVQGRGATVRVTVPEGFAVWQIAERLESKGVCRAEEFRAVATPWEGFLFPDTYFFDPGSPVSEPLRVMQNRFNVVWQEVFLSAVQAGGVRFPDGQEAVVPEGPDGVMLSADGRRWTVRQIVTLASLIERETRRADERTRVSAVYHNRLKIRMRLECDPTVQYALGGWKNPLYKKDIEVDSPYNTYRRYGLPPGPIASPGRDSLTAAMAPAPVDFLFFVSDGEGGHRFSTSYGDHRRAVRAFRRFKKE
- the ruvX gene encoding Holliday junction resolvase RuvX, which encodes MESVYLGVDWGRRRVGVAVSDELGRMAHPLQTLEPKSLAGLIQALSDLARDRGASGIVLGLPKNMSGTEGESASAVRRLAERLERVGLPVIFWDERLSSWEAESRLRDGPGMGRSKGRVDRAAATLLLQAFLDKKRGETL
- a CDS encoding response regulator, producing the protein MKPLILLVEDDSEMRNVTRIILNRAGYQVIDVGSAEEALKIVFQESPNLLVADIRLPGISGVKLCEILRNDQRTRTVPVLLLTSLLKTEDKVEGLQTGADDYMTKPYEASEFLARVASLLRRTGRSFVLSEAPPATRPSVDQKSQQEEADYFKSSDRRCFRVVLSDLFSTFRRFLNLPMLWVLLRETMGQRRLRREPEPDLVMEDSTEVVAYATAGRREGGFRAVYLHHAARISLAIQGCSRVVDLACGPATQLAEVAQLNPDISFVGVDMSDSMLDQARAYIQGRGLTNVTFQKSDVTQLGIFEEGSVDGVISTVALHHLPTREHLKDCFREIRRILKPGGAIFLADLGRLKSLKSVLYFAYKEEKTQPYLFNLDFERSLRASFSLKDFQVLTRECLPASAQVYSTHGVPLFIFVKTPDRPLPPVLSTNLRLQRAALPRKFRRDLDDMVFFFRMGGLKNNPFN
- a CDS encoding HAMP domain-containing histidine kinase — translated: MSIGTRFAVAIAALTFFVLLVYSGVLLWAERQHLVREAEKTHWITVDHLGLACGDALLSRNELGLIDFMNQLKTEGALVEAACVNPQGKLLMHTDLTKKGKKADWAPAEPQKIMLTESGVGSRWDYRSPIFQGGDWVATARVVYDGERVLTRLRLALISTVGRFLWLGVGVLLMGTGLSFLAARTLTRPIHALAAGARKIGSGALDTRVSEKAPGELGGLAREFNGMAVRLRELDEMKERILYAISHDLRNPLSAISTAAQVLRSGAFSGEDRTLIESIERGALRLRVMVNNILDAARLREGEIPFRKTVFQVAPLVEELVRLYGPFAKESNKMFMVQFPETLPLLEADEEKTLRIFLNLVANAFKFTQGGDSIVIFSAAQTNGFVEFGVKDTGPGITPERLSRLFQPVRVLNTGPQEGSGLGLSIVKSLVEGHGGRLRVESVVGQGTALFFTLPIHKGIL